In a single window of the Candidatus Saccharimonadales bacterium genome:
- the mscL gene encoding large conductance mechanosensitive channel protein MscL yields MFNEFKKFILRGNVIDLAVGVVIGSAFNGVVQALVKDIITPILPVNGADGFASATFAIGKNHVFHYGDFINVLVSFLVIAFVVFFFVVQPINKLSELAMRTKETPEPTTRKCPYCFGVIPRKASRCQFCTSKVEPKTS; encoded by the coding sequence ATGTTTAACGAATTTAAAAAGTTTATCCTCCGCGGAAACGTTATTGACCTAGCCGTCGGTGTTGTTATCGGCTCGGCTTTTAACGGTGTTGTTCAGGCTTTAGTTAAAGATATTATTACGCCAATTTTGCCAGTTAACGGCGCCGATGGTTTTGCTTCGGCAACTTTTGCTATTGGCAAGAACCACGTATTTCATTATGGTGACTTCATTAATGTGCTGGTGTCGTTTTTAGTAATCGCGTTTGTTGTTTTCTTCTTTGTAGTGCAGCCCATCAACAAATTAAGCGAGCTAGCTATGCGCACTAAAGAAACCCCAGAGCCCACTACTCGAAAATGTCCATACTGCTTTGGAGTCATCCCTAGAAAGGCCTCTCGCTGCCAATTCTGCACCTCTAAAGTAGAGCCCAAAACTTCTTAG
- a CDS encoding HIT domain-containing protein produces MSDSIFTKIIKGEIPCHKVYEDDQVLAFLDIHPKTPGHVLIVPKKQVKFVWNLGDEEYQHLMGAAKKIAGRIQDVLEPTYVGLQIEGLGVPHAHVHVFPFENARQYHYVPDQSVEPDHDQLSKIATKLAF; encoded by the coding sequence ATGAGCGACAGCATTTTCACCAAGATTATTAAAGGCGAAATTCCCTGCCACAAAGTTTACGAAGACGATCAAGTTTTGGCTTTTCTCGATATTCACCCTAAGACTCCTGGTCACGTTCTAATCGTGCCCAAGAAGCAGGTCAAGTTTGTTTGGAATCTGGGTGACGAGGAATATCAGCATCTAATGGGGGCAGCCAAAAAGATTGCAGGACGTATTCAAGATGTTTTAGAACCAACTTACGTCGGCCTCCAGATTGAAGGCCTTGGCGTACCTCACGCGCATGTTCATGTCTTCCCTTTCGAAAATGCCCGGCAATATCACTATGTGCCAGACCAGTCGGTTGAGCCCGACCATGATCAATTATCAAAAATTGCCACGAAACTAGCCTTTTAA
- a CDS encoding helix-turn-helix domain-containing protein encodes MGVEEKALGQRLQKARQRAGLTQQELCQKAGLSYSTLAKIERGAIRAPSVFTVAAIAAATEVPLDTLLDVKKAEPMAKKTSKSGIKFVYFDLNGTLVRSYEKAFTKLSSLTGLPVDTIEAFYWRYDDDVCDGKMSMADFNRAMGQHLGMDDFDWGKFYLSAVEPVEGMAELVDWAAKNYEIGLFSNTMPKLIDGLSAQRKITLSRFSKVIDSSVVKMLKYGPEIFEYAQEEAGCAPESILLVDDDKLAVVNADKLGWQICRFNPYDAEASIKKVKAHLEL; translated from the coding sequence ATGGGGGTAGAAGAAAAGGCGCTGGGGCAGCGCTTGCAAAAAGCTCGCCAGAGAGCTGGGCTGACACAACAAGAGTTGTGTCAAAAGGCGGGCTTATCTTATTCGACACTGGCCAAAATTGAGCGTGGCGCTATTCGGGCACCAAGCGTCTTTACGGTGGCAGCTATTGCTGCGGCTACCGAGGTTCCCCTTGATACTTTGCTGGACGTCAAAAAGGCCGAGCCGATGGCTAAAAAAACCTCTAAAAGTGGTATTAAATTTGTTTACTTTGACCTTAACGGCACCTTGGTGCGATCTTACGAAAAGGCCTTCACTAAGCTGTCGAGCCTGACCGGACTGCCGGTTGATACTATCGAAGCCTTTTACTGGCGATATGACGACGACGTCTGTGACGGCAAGATGAGCATGGCCGACTTCAACAGGGCCATGGGTCAGCATCTTGGAATGGATGATTTTGATTGGGGCAAGTTTTACCTATCTGCCGTGGAGCCTGTAGAGGGCATGGCCGAACTAGTTGATTGGGCCGCTAAAAACTACGAGATTGGCTTATTTTCCAACACCATGCCGAAGTTAATTGACGGCTTATCTGCCCAGCGCAAAATTACCCTGTCGCGATTCTCTAAGGTGATAGATTCGTCCGTGGTTAAAATGCTCAAATACGGTCCTGAAATTTTTGAGTACGCACAAGAAGAAGCTGGTTGCGCACCCGAAAGCATTCTTTTAGTTGACGACGACAAGCTAGCGGTGGTTAATGCCGACAAATTGGGCTGGCAGATCTGTCGCTTTAACCCCTATGACGCCGAAGCCAGCATTAAAAAAGTCAAAGCCCACCTAGAGCTTTAA
- a CDS encoding pilin: MIQKIKNLVMAISLLAVFAAPVLAPAVSYAQSTQQQTINGNLCAGSNFNLSGTASPGATSDCTTDSNSLSGKIKTILNVFSALIGIVAVVMIIYAGFRYVTSAGSEGGVKTAKNAIIYAIIGLVIVAIAQVIVHFVISQATS; the protein is encoded by the coding sequence ATGATCCAAAAAATCAAAAACCTAGTGATGGCTATCAGCCTGCTAGCCGTCTTTGCGGCGCCGGTGTTAGCGCCAGCGGTTAGCTATGCTCAGAGCACTCAGCAACAGACTATTAATGGCAATTTGTGTGCCGGTAGCAACTTCAATTTGAGCGGGACTGCCAGTCCAGGAGCAACTAGCGACTGTACGACTGACAGCAACAGCTTAAGCGGCAAGATTAAAACTATCCTTAACGTATTTTCAGCCCTTATCGGCATTGTGGCAGTTGTCATGATTATCTACGCTGGCTTTCGTTATGTTACCAGTGCTGGTAGCGAAGGTGGTGTCAAAACGGCTAAAAACGCGATTATCTACGCCATCATCGGCTTAGTAATTGTCGCCATCGCCCAAGTCATTGTTCACTTCGTAATTAGCCAAGCTACGTCCTAA
- a CDS encoding pilin has protein sequence MKAKLIALMFGFSLLLGVGGLVSAQTVQQTINNGLECGSNLKFPQSTPDASCGNVGQASNSIQDLVHHIVNLLSAVVGVVAVIMIIFGGFRYVTSGGSDSSVTSAKNTILYAIIGLVIVALSQLLVHFTIKNITG, from the coding sequence ATGAAGGCTAAACTGATTGCCCTGATGTTCGGCTTTTCGCTACTCCTCGGAGTGGGCGGCCTTGTGTCGGCCCAAACCGTTCAGCAAACTATTAATAACGGTTTAGAATGCGGCTCTAACCTAAAGTTCCCCCAGTCAACGCCCGACGCATCCTGTGGCAATGTTGGCCAGGCCAGCAATAGCATCCAGGACCTTGTCCACCACATAGTCAACCTCTTATCGGCTGTAGTTGGAGTGGTGGCTGTCATAATGATAATTTTTGGCGGCTTCCGCTATGTGACGAGTGGTGGCAGCGATTCTAGCGTAACTAGTGCTAAAAATACGATTCTTTATGCCATCATCGGCTTGGTTATCGTGGCTTTATCGCAATTGCTGGTACACTTCACTATCAAAAACATTACCGGCTAA
- a CDS encoding phosphoribosyltransferase family protein, with translation MSVLERVIGWLAPPDCVGCGAEGASLCEPCLEANIVPFGERCYNCGALSPLARSCKRCQAGSPRHVIIATDYDGVAQQLIQAYKFKHLRTAVREIATIMTNSAQPYINGAFANLDYVIVPVPTATARVRERSFDHCSLLARTLADNLGFKSMPCLKRVGQSRQVGARRSDRIKQLQKAFYISNPQKITGRNILLVDDVLTTGATIREATSVLRKAGAKSVDALVFAKRL, from the coding sequence ATGAGCGTTTTGGAAAGAGTTATTGGGTGGTTGGCGCCGCCCGATTGCGTGGGCTGCGGCGCCGAAGGCGCTAGTTTATGCGAGCCCTGCCTGGAGGCTAACATCGTTCCTTTTGGCGAGCGATGCTACAACTGCGGTGCGCTCAGTCCGCTTGCACGCAGCTGCAAGCGCTGCCAGGCCGGCTCTCCTAGGCACGTCATTATAGCTACCGATTACGATGGTGTAGCGCAGCAACTAATTCAAGCTTATAAATTTAAACACCTTCGCACGGCAGTTCGAGAAATCGCCACCATTATGACTAATTCTGCTCAGCCTTATATTAACGGTGCATTTGCGAACCTGGACTATGTCATAGTGCCGGTGCCTACAGCCACGGCGCGCGTTCGAGAAAGAAGTTTTGATCACTGCTCCCTACTGGCCCGTACTCTGGCCGACAACTTAGGCTTTAAGTCCATGCCCTGCCTTAAGCGCGTCGGGCAATCCCGTCAAGTTGGCGCTAGGCGTTCAGATAGGATCAAGCAGTTGCAAAAAGCTTTTTATATTTCAAACCCTCAAAAAATAACGGGGCGCAACATTCTTTTAGTTGACGATGTTTTAACTACCGGCGCGACTATTCGCGAGGCGACAAGCGTGTTACGAAAAGCCGGAGCAAAATCGGTAGACGCATTAGTTTTCGCAAAACGCTTATAG
- a CDS encoding Hsp20/alpha crystallin family protein, with amino-acid sequence MARGSRQQQDDLLMGDDITAAFLSEDEIIDDPAAAAAPAAVDAEWDEEEPVAGQLAVDVYETKEKLVVKGRVAGVNKSELDVSISDNTLTIRGTLSAGSEDNVENYFLQECYWGEFSRSIVLPVAVKEDEIEAVLKDGVLTVSFAKQKQDTVKKIQVL; translated from the coding sequence ATGGCTCGAGGTAGCCGACAACAGCAAGATGATCTTTTGATGGGCGATGATATCACCGCCGCTTTCCTAAGCGAGGATGAGATTATCGACGACCCAGCAGCAGCTGCCGCTCCAGCCGCTGTCGACGCCGAGTGGGACGAAGAAGAGCCGGTAGCAGGCCAGCTGGCGGTTGACGTTTATGAAACTAAAGAAAAGCTGGTCGTTAAGGGCCGCGTTGCCGGCGTTAACAAAAGCGAACTAGATGTTAGCATCTCTGACAATACTTTGACTATTCGCGGCACACTGAGCGCCGGTAGCGAAGATAACGTTGAGAATTATTTCTTGCAAGAATGCTATTGGGGCGAGTTTAGCCGCAGCATCGTTCTGCCGGTGGCCGTCAAAGAAGACGAGATCGAAGCAGTCCTTAAAGATGGCGTCTTAACCGTCAGCTTTGCTAAGCAAAAGCAAGATACCGTCAAAAAGATCCAAGTTCTTTAA